ATATTCGTACGGTGCTTGATAAATATGCCGCCGCAAATAAAAATATCAATGTTACAAATATTAACATGACATCTAACCCGACTTTTGGCAAGAAATACGTTACTGACGGCAAAAGTCTGCAATCAAATTCTGTCATTGTTGACGGCGGAGATAAGTTTAAAACATATACTATGACTGAATTGTACGGGGTAAATGCACAAACAGGACAGTATACATCACTTAATGTTGAAAATAAAATAACTTCGGCATTAAAGTATGTATCAAGCGAAACACAACAAAAGGCATACCTAATAAAAGGACATAATGAGATAGCTGTTGACGGTGCAAAAACTAAACTTGAATCAGAAAACTTTGAAGTCGGAGAAGTTAATACATTGACCGATGATATACCGTCAGACGCAAATATGTTGATTGTTGCAAAACCGACGGCCGATTTTTCAAAAGAAGAAATCACAAAACTTGATTCTTATTTGCAAAAAGGCGGTAATATACAAGTTTATCTTGATGTCGATTCAAAAAATCTTACTAACTTGTATGACTATCTAAAATCATCATGGGGCATAGGTGTAAGCGATAACCTTGTAATTGAAACAGACACATCAAAATCCGTTTCGTTGAGCGGAAGTTCGATGAGTCTTGTCGTGCCGAATGTAAAATCATATGAATTTACCGACAGTATAATAGACAATCAAAGAACTTTGGCATATTTCCCATATTCAAGATTGATAACTCAAGAATTTGAATCAAATGGCGATATATCTGTTACACCTGTTTTGACAAGTTCAGAAAAAGCATACACGACTTCAAATTATGAAAATGTTTCAAAAGTAGGCGGCGAGCAGGACGGTGAATATCCGGTCAGCGAACTTTCGGTAGATGCCAAACACGCCTCATCGGTTTATGTATCGGGAAATACTATGCTTTTAACCATAGACGAAACAACACTTACAAATAATTACGGACTTGCAAACTATGATTATTTTATGAATTTGACCAACTTTATGATAGGTAACGAAGAAAGCTTTACTGTAGATGAAAAAACACTTGTAAACAATGTTATTACATTATCTGATTTAGGTCAAAAAATTATTTTTGCATTTGTTGTAATTATAATACCGATTACCGTATTAATAATCGGACTTGTAATTTGGATAAAAAGGAGAAATCTATGAGTAAAACAACGAAAAGCATAATTATAGCCGCGTCAGTGATTATAGTGCTTATTGTCGGAACGATTGTTATAAGTAATATTGACACGTCAAAAGATAATAATGTTGATACAACCGATGATTTATACAGTATCTATTCAGCTGATACAACCGATATTTTATCTGTAAAGGCAGAGAGTGAAAACGGTACAATTACGGTAAAAAGTATAGGCGATTCGGAATGGTCCGTAAATGATATGGATGCGTCTGAAATAGATTCTTCAAAAGCCGGTGCGCTTGTCGGTACAATTTCAACATTGTCATCAAAAAACAAGATTGAAGAAAATCCGGTTGATTTATCACAATACGGACTTGACAATCCGCAAGTCACTGTTACAGTTGAAAAGAAAAACGGTCAGATTGATAAAATGATTATCGGCGATTTGAGTCCGACACTCGGAGAATATTTTGTGATGAAAGACGGCGATAATACTGTCTATACAATGTATGATTTTAAAGTTGATACTTTAAAAAAGCCTATCAGCTATTATAAAGAATTCAATCGTTTCAACATTAATATTGACAATATTAATGACATTAAAATTGTCCGCAGTGATGAAACTATTGAAATCAGAATATTAAGCAATATAAATAACAACACAAATAATGTATGGGAAATGGTACAGCCGTATCAGAGTGGTGCCAATGATGACTATATCGATAACAAAATACTTGCTCCTATAGAGGAAATTTCACTTACTACACCGATTGAAAATGCTGACGGCGGTTTCAGTGAAAAGTCGCCTGTTTTAATGATAACCGTTAAGCCTTACGACAATTCAACAGGCAAATACGGCGAAGAATATACCGAAACACTTACAATAGGTCGCACAGAAGGTGATATGACTTATGTAAAATATAAGGAACAGGTATTTAAAGTTTCATCGGACATTATATCTTTTGCGAATGACTCGTCATACAACATTGTAAGTAAATTGCAGGCACTTGTTGATATTTCGGAAGTTAAGAGTGTAACGGTAGAGTATAACGGAGCAGAACATACGATTGACATAACTCATAACGATTCGGATATGACTTTTGTGCTTGACGGTCAAAAGGTTGATACAAAGATAACACAAGCAATATACAAGAGCATTGTCGGTTTGGCGGTTGACGGAGTATATAAAGACGAAACACTCGGCGATACCGTTATGAAAATAAAATATAAAGGTATCAAGAGCAGTTCTGATACAGAAATCGAATTTAAGAGTATTGATGATTTGTACTGTGCTTTAATCCGCAACGGTAAAACAGAATTTACAATCAAGAAAAGTAAGCTTAATGAATTTATGGATTTATTCAATACTTATGTTGAAAATCCGGAAAAGCAAGGAGATTAATTATGGAGAATTTATGGAATGACGTGATTCCTTATTGGAACGAAGAATTTATAGAGGCTGATGAAACAGCGGCAAGAAAACCGACTATAACGGCATATCCTGCAAATTCAAAAGGTGCTGTTATTATTTTTCCGGGTGGTGGCTATGTAATAAGAGCCGACCACGAAGGTACTGCATATGCTAAGTGGTTGCAGTCAATCGGTCTTACTGCATTTGTGGTTGAATACAGAGTTGCACCGTACAAGCACCCGGCTGAGATAAGCGACGCAATGCGTGCGGTTAAATATGTCAGATACTATGCGGATAAGTATGGCATTGATAAAGATAAAATTGCCGTTATGGGTTCAAGTGCCGGCGGACATTTGGCAGCGTCGGTTTCGGTTCATTACGATAAAAAAATGTATGAAGATACAGATGAAATAGATAAAGAAAGCTGTAAGCCTGATGCGACAATTTTGTGTTACCCTGTAATAGATATGTTCGAATACAGACATGACGGTTCAAGAAAAAACTTGATAGGTGAAAGAGCATTACATTCTGATAAAGAGCTTATGTCGCTTTATAAACACGTCACACCTAATACACCGCCTACATTTATATGGCATACATCATCAGACCAGGCAGTACCGGTAGAAAATTCTTTGATGTACGCCGACGCACTAAGCAAAGTGCAAGTTTCGTATGAAATGCACATATACCCAATCGGTTCTCACGGCTTGGGCTTGGCAGACAGTATACCGCACGTTGCACAGTGGAAAGATTCTCTTGAAAAATGGATAAAACTTAATGATTTAATTTAAGTAACTAATGTCACAATAAGTCAGTATCGGCTTGTTGTGACATTTTTTTATATGTGTAAAATGTCAAAATACAAAAAAATACATTTAAAAAGACTATACAAAACGAAATGAGTGTGATATAATAAATGTTATATAATTAACAAGGGGTTTAGAGGACATGAGTGAAAATGAAAAGAAAGTTCCTACGGTCGTAGTTAAACGTCTGCCACGCTATTACAGATATTTGGGCGAACTTTTAAAGCAGGATATAAAGCGTATTTCCTCAAATGCACTTAGCGTAAAAATGAACGTGACTGCATCACAAATCAGACAGGATTTTAACTATTTCGGCGGTTTCGGTCAGCAGGGATACGGCTATAATGTCGAACATCTTTATAACGAAATCGGTGACATATTAGGACTTAATGACGGAGATACTACTGTTATAGTCGGAGCCGGTAATCTCGGCAGAGCATTGGCAAGTCACGATACGTTTGAAAAAAGAGGCTTTAAACTTGTAGGCATTTTTGATAATGACATTAATATAATTGGTACAAAAATCAATGGTATAGAAGTTATGTCAATAGATAAGCTTGAGGAATTTTTGAATTCGCATAGAGTTGACATCGGAATTCTTACCGTACCGAAAGCGGCAGTAATGGAAACGGCTGAAAAATTAGTTAATTGCGGAGTTAAAGGTCTTATGAACTTTTCGTATACCGAACTTAAATTCGATAAGGACGTAGCGGTGGAAAACGTTCACCTTTCAGATCCGCTTATGACATTGTCATACAAAATCAAGCAAAATCAGAATTAAGGTGTTATAATTATGAGAGTTATCGCATTTGTAGGTCCGAGTGGAACAGGAAAGAGTTACAGAAGTGTTATGGTTTCGCAACAATACGGAGCTGACGCTATAATTGATGACGGCTTGCTTATTTCTCATGGAAAAGTTATAGCCGGCACATCTGCCAAAAAAGAACCGACAAAAATTGCGTCTGTTAAACACGCACTTTTTATGAATCCGTCGCAGGTAAATGAAATAAAAAAAGTTCTTAAAAGGAATAAGATTAAGTGCCTTATGATTTTGGGTACATCTGACGGAATGGTAAATAAAATTGCTAAAAATATCGGTGTTCATGAGGTTGAACAAATTATAAGAATAGAGGATGTTGCAACACCCGAAGAAATGAATATGGCACTTAGAATGCGTACAGTTGAAGGGAAACACGTTATTCCTGTTCCGACATTTGAAATAAAGAAGGAATTTTCAGGATATTTCTTGCATCCGTTAAGAAGATTTCAAAAAAATCTTGATTCGGAAATAACAACCGCCGAGGCTGATAAATCAATTGTCAGACCCACATTCAGTTATATGGGTGACTATATTATCTCAGATAACGTTATAAATTCAATAGCAATACATGAGGCACAAAAGATCAATGGACTAATTAAGGTGCAAAATATAAACCTAAGAAAAACAGGACACGGTGTACATATAGATATGACAGTCATTTTACAATATGGCTGTGATATTTTTTCTGTATGTAAAAATATTCAGCTTGCAGTCAGAAATAATGTTGAACAATATACGTCGATAAATGCAAGAAGAATAAATATACTTGTTAAAAATCTAAGGAAATAACCAGTAAGAAGGGGAGCTGTATGGATAAATTTGAACTTGTTTCTGAATTTAAACCACAAGGAGATCAGCCGCAGGCAATTCAAACACTTGTTGACGGAATAAAAAAAGGCGAGAAATGCCAAACTTTGCTCGGTGTAACAGGTTCGGGAAAAACTTTCACTATGGCAAATGTCATTGCACAAGTGAACAAACCTACCATTGTACTTGCTCATAATAAAACCCTTGCCGCACAGCTTTGCAGTGAATTTAAAGAATTTTTTCCAAATAACTGTGTTGAATTTTTCGTGTCGTATTACGATTATTATCAACCAGAGGCATATATTCCGCAAACCGATACGTTTATCGAGAAAAATTCACTGACCAATGATGAAATAGATAAACTACGTCACAGTGCCACATTTGCTTTGCTTGAAAGAAAGGACGTTATAATCGTAGCAAGTGTATCTTGCATATACGGTTTGGGCGATCCTGAAGATTATAAAAATCTTATGCTTTCTTTGCGTGTAGGAATGGTAAAAGACAGAGATGAGCTTCTAAAAAAACTTGTTTCAATGCAATATGAAAGAAATGATATTAACTTTGTCAGAAACAAGTTTCGCGTCAGAGGTGACGTGGTGGAAATATTTCCGTCCAATAACGGTGAAAACGCTATTCGTGTCGAGTTTTTCGGCGACGAAATAGAACGTATTTGCGAAGTAAACGTAGTTACAGGTGAAATTGTAGGTGTAAGGCAACACGCAGTTATATCTCCGGCCTCTCACTATGTTACAACCAACGAAAAAATGATTGCGGCACTTGCAGGAATAGAGGCTGAAATGCGTGAACAGGTTAAGTATTTCAAAGAACGTGATTTACTTATCGAGGCACAAAGAATTGAACAGCGTACAATGTACGATATAGAAATGATGCAGGAAATAGGATTTTGTCAAGGTATAGAAAACTATTCAAGACATATAAGCGGTCGTGCTCCGGGAAGTGCACCGTATACGTTGCTTGACTATTTTCCTGACGATTATCTTATGATTATAGACGAGTCACACGTTACAATACCGCAGG
The window above is part of the Hominilimicola fabiformis genome. Proteins encoded here:
- a CDS encoding GldG family protein translates to MNNVKKYKFVSSVAIAIAVVLVIVVNVFVSVLNNKLPLKIDLTSNKMYELSDKTKEYLKNYDTPVDIYILAGESEQDGNIRTVLDKYAAANKNINVTNINMTSNPTFGKKYVTDGKSLQSNSVIVDGGDKFKTYTMTELYGVNAQTGQYTSLNVENKITSALKYVSSETQQKAYLIKGHNEIAVDGAKTKLESENFEVGEVNTLTDDIPSDANMLIVAKPTADFSKEEITKLDSYLQKGGNIQVYLDVDSKNLTNLYDYLKSSWGIGVSDNLVIETDTSKSVSLSGSSMSLVVPNVKSYEFTDSIIDNQRTLAYFPYSRLITQEFESNGDISVTPVLTSSEKAYTTSNYENVSKVGGEQDGEYPVSELSVDAKHASSVYVSGNTMLLTIDETTLTNNYGLANYDYFMNLTNFMIGNEESFTVDEKTLVNNVITLSDLGQKIIFAFVVIIIPITVLIIGLVIWIKRRNL
- a CDS encoding DUF4340 domain-containing protein, with translation MSKTTKSIIIAASVIIVLIVGTIVISNIDTSKDNNVDTTDDLYSIYSADTTDILSVKAESENGTITVKSIGDSEWSVNDMDASEIDSSKAGALVGTISTLSSKNKIEENPVDLSQYGLDNPQVTVTVEKKNGQIDKMIIGDLSPTLGEYFVMKDGDNTVYTMYDFKVDTLKKPISYYKEFNRFNINIDNINDIKIVRSDETIEIRILSNINNNTNNVWEMVQPYQSGANDDYIDNKILAPIEEISLTTPIENADGGFSEKSPVLMITVKPYDNSTGKYGEEYTETLTIGRTEGDMTYVKYKEQVFKVSSDIISFANDSSYNIVSKLQALVDISEVKSVTVEYNGAEHTIDITHNDSDMTFVLDGQKVDTKITQAIYKSIVGLAVDGVYKDETLGDTVMKIKYKGIKSSSDTEIEFKSIDDLYCALIRNGKTEFTIKKSKLNEFMDLFNTYVENPEKQGD
- a CDS encoding alpha/beta hydrolase, which encodes MENLWNDVIPYWNEEFIEADETAARKPTITAYPANSKGAVIIFPGGGYVIRADHEGTAYAKWLQSIGLTAFVVEYRVAPYKHPAEISDAMRAVKYVRYYADKYGIDKDKIAVMGSSAGGHLAASVSVHYDKKMYEDTDEIDKESCKPDATILCYPVIDMFEYRHDGSRKNLIGERALHSDKELMSLYKHVTPNTPPTFIWHTSSDQAVPVENSLMYADALSKVQVSYEMHIYPIGSHGLGLADSIPHVAQWKDSLEKWIKLNDLI
- a CDS encoding redox-sensing transcriptional repressor Rex, whose amino-acid sequence is MSENEKKVPTVVVKRLPRYYRYLGELLKQDIKRISSNALSVKMNVTASQIRQDFNYFGGFGQQGYGYNVEHLYNEIGDILGLNDGDTTVIVGAGNLGRALASHDTFEKRGFKLVGIFDNDINIIGTKINGIEVMSIDKLEEFLNSHRVDIGILTVPKAAVMETAEKLVNCGVKGLMNFSYTELKFDKDVAVENVHLSDPLMTLSYKIKQNQN
- a CDS encoding Asp23/Gls24 family envelope stress response protein, which produces MRVIAFVGPSGTGKSYRSVMVSQQYGADAIIDDGLLISHGKVIAGTSAKKEPTKIASVKHALFMNPSQVNEIKKVLKRNKIKCLMILGTSDGMVNKIAKNIGVHEVEQIIRIEDVATPEEMNMALRMRTVEGKHVIPVPTFEIKKEFSGYFLHPLRRFQKNLDSEITTAEADKSIVRPTFSYMGDYIISDNVINSIAIHEAQKINGLIKVQNINLRKTGHGVHIDMTVILQYGCDIFSVCKNIQLAVRNNVEQYTSINARRINILVKNLRK
- the uvrB gene encoding excinuclease ABC subunit UvrB; protein product: MDKFELVSEFKPQGDQPQAIQTLVDGIKKGEKCQTLLGVTGSGKTFTMANVIAQVNKPTIVLAHNKTLAAQLCSEFKEFFPNNCVEFFVSYYDYYQPEAYIPQTDTFIEKNSLTNDEIDKLRHSATFALLERKDVIIVASVSCIYGLGDPEDYKNLMLSLRVGMVKDRDELLKKLVSMQYERNDINFVRNKFRVRGDVVEIFPSNNGENAIRVEFFGDEIERICEVNVVTGEIVGVRQHAVISPASHYVTTNEKMIAALAGIEAEMREQVKYFKERDLLIEAQRIEQRTMYDIEMMQEIGFCQGIENYSRHISGRAPGSAPYTLLDYFPDDYLMIIDESHVTIPQVRAMYNGDRARKETLIKYGFRLPSAADNRPLKFEEFEDRLNQVIFTSATPSDYEKEHSTVVAEQVIRPTGLLDPKITIKPTENQIDDLIGEINKRTEQGFRTLVTTLTKRMAEDLTDYLTGVGIKVRYMHSDISTIERAEIIKDLRMGEFDVLVGINLLREGLDIPEVALVAILDADKEGFLRSEMSLIQTIGRAARNSEGQVIMYADTVTKSMKKAIDETDRRRGIQQKFNEEHGIIPKTIKKDIRDIIESLKPIEDDTETAEENIINYEKTIAELQAKMIKAAENLEFEEAAALRDRIRKLEKEMSE